One window from the genome of Oryza glaberrima chromosome 3, OglaRS2, whole genome shotgun sequence encodes:
- the LOC127767928 gene encoding RNA polymerase sigma factor sigB-like, whose protein sequence is MACLAPQLKWPLSTRAAAFREHGGAGIGGFRTVRLHCAVSTTALVEAESSDSLAPGARRLVVYDGAVAPPPLPGGFGEAILNQEAVVAAAAAEAVALARAAAEVAGEVVRMSQTEQRHRPDFVTTHDTEDNYLAREILRAEAGLGARYADACLSEDAGFSSIFSDESEVDDDEQCVQGVAVKSVRQSERRARRVRAAMKAAKSFSGRNPVAASSSARKKRLKGCRSPLGCFYKMTGRRLLTAKQEVEFSQGIQDLLKLEAIQKELAHYNGGEPTFSQWAEAAGTDENTLRKRLNYGISCKNTMVKSNVRLVISIAREFEGPGMEFSDLIQEGIQGLVRGAEKFDASKGFRFSTYSHWWIKQAIRKSVLEQTQIIRLPAHMAEASSRVKECRRRLRRQLKRLPTNEEIASDTGMPLRRVEAAMSLPKYTVSLTSKVGCTDMTYQEITPDTSTETAEEMLHRWLMKEDVDRALDGLSPRERQVIRYRFGMDDGRLRTLHDIGRLMGVSRERIRQIELVAFRKLRGRKKVQSLQHYLQPVESW, encoded by the exons ATGGCGTGCCTCGCGCCGCAGCTCAAGTGGCCCCTTTCCACCCGCGCGGCGGCGTTccgggagcacggcggcgccggaatCGGCGGGTTCCGTACCGTTAGGCTCCACTGCGCGGTGTCCACCACCGCGCTGGTAGAGGCCGAGAGCTCGGATTCCTTGGCCCCCGGGGCGAGGCGTCTCGTCGTCTACGACGgagccgtcgcgccgccgcctcttccg GGAGGTTTCGGTGAGGCGATTCTCAACCAAGAAGCCGTGGTggcggccgcagcggcggaGGCCGTCGCTCTAGCAAGGGCAGCGGCGGAGGTCGCCGGAGAGGTCGTCCGGATGTCGCAAACCGAGCAACGGCACCGGCCTGACTTCGTCACGACGCACGACACGGAGGACAACTACTTGGCCAGAGAGATCCTCCGCGCCGAGGCGGGATTGGGGGCGAGGTACGCCGATGCCTGTCTGTCGGAGGATGCGGGGTTCTCCAGTATCTTCAGCGATGAATCCGAGGTAGATGACGATGAGCAGTGCGTCCAGGGCGTAGCTGTGAAATCGGTGCGCCAGTCCGAGAGGAGAGCTCGGAGGGTGAGGGCGGCGATGAAGGCGGCCAAATCGTTCAGCGGCCGGAATCCCgtcgcggcgtcgtcgtcggcgaggaagaagaggttGAAGGGTTGCCGGAGTCCTCTCGGCTGCTTCTACAAGATGACCGGCCGGAGGCTTCTGACAGCAAAACAAGAAGTTGAGTTCTCACAAGGCATTCAG GATCTCCTGAAGTTGGAAGCTATCCAAAAGGAGCTTGCTCACTACAACGGCGGTGAACCAACCTTCTCACAGTGGGCAGAAGCAGCTGGAACTGACGAGAACACTTTGCGAAAACGTCTGAACTATGGAATTTCCTGCAAGAACACGATGGTAAAGTCTAACGTGAGACTTGTAATCTCAATTGCTAGAGAGTTTGAAGGTCCTGGAATGGAATTTTCTGATCTTATTCAG GAAGGAATACAGGGCCTTGTACGAGGCGCTGAAAAGTTTGATGCTTCAAAGGGTTTTCGATTCTCTACATACTCTCACTGGTGGATCAAACAAGCAATACGCAAATCCGTTTTAGAACAAACCCAGATTATTCGCTTGCCG GCACACATGGCCGAAGCAAGTTCCCGGGTGAAGGAATGCCGACGGAGGCTCCGCCGGCAGCTGAAGAGGCTACCCACCAACGAAGAGATCGCATCCGACACCGGCATGCCGCTCAGGCGTGTCGAGGCGGCGATGAGCCTCCCAAAATACACCGTTTCCCTCACCAGCAAGGTCGGGTGCACTGACATGACATACCAG GAGATCACGCCGGACACGAGCACGGAGACGGCGGAGGAGATGCTGCACCGGTGGCTGATGAAGGAAGACGTGGACAGGGCGCTGGACGGGCTGAGCCCGCGGGAGAGGCAGGTGATCAGGTACAGGTTCGGGATGGACGACGGCCGGCTGCGGACGCTGCACGACATCGGTCGGCTGATGGGGGTGAGCAGGGAGAGGATCCGGCAGATCGAGCTGGTCGCGTTCCGGAAGCTCAGGGGCAGGAAGAAGGTTCAGTCGCTGCAGCATTATCTGCAGCCTGTGGAGAGCTGGTAG